A genomic segment from Streptomyces antibioticus encodes:
- a CDS encoding AraC family transcriptional regulator — protein MNGGTGRTDRTDREQASWTRARLGRCGPPLDLLTACFDRHVYAPHAHDEYTVGVCVGGAEIIDYRGGHIRNGPGAIVVLAPGEMHTGGPANDTDGYAYRALYAGPALLTEGTLGGPPHFREPLIDDPELAAALRAAHTDLSTCPDPLEAESRLPWLLTALARRHSTARPADDPVPGARGIALAVRDRLADELLAPPALADLAADLGLSRYQLLRAFRTTMGIPPYAWLAQHRVARARVLLESGLRPAEVASLVGFADQAHLTRWFRKVLAVTPATYRNSVQDPGR, from the coding sequence ATGAACGGTGGGACGGGCCGCACGGACCGCACGGACCGTGAACAGGCGTCGTGGACCCGGGCCCGGCTGGGCCGCTGCGGGCCGCCGCTCGACCTGCTGACCGCCTGCTTCGACCGGCACGTCTACGCCCCGCACGCCCACGACGAGTACACGGTCGGCGTCTGCGTCGGCGGCGCGGAGATCATCGACTACCGGGGCGGCCACATCCGCAACGGCCCCGGCGCCATCGTCGTCCTCGCCCCCGGCGAGATGCACACCGGCGGCCCCGCCAACGACACCGACGGCTACGCCTACCGCGCCCTGTACGCGGGCCCGGCCCTGCTCACCGAAGGCACCCTCGGGGGCCCGCCGCACTTCCGCGAGCCGCTGATCGACGATCCGGAACTCGCCGCCGCACTCCGCGCCGCCCACACCGACCTCAGCACCTGCCCCGACCCGCTGGAGGCCGAGTCCCGGCTGCCCTGGCTGCTCACCGCCCTGGCCCGCCGCCACTCCACCGCTCGCCCGGCCGACGACCCCGTCCCGGGCGCGCGCGGCATCGCCCTCGCGGTCCGTGACCGTCTCGCCGACGAACTCCTCGCCCCGCCCGCCCTCGCCGACCTCGCCGCGGACCTGGGCCTGTCCCGCTACCAACTGCTCCGCGCCTTCCGTACGACGATGGGGATCCCGCCGTACGCCTGGCTGGCCCAGCACCGGGTGGCCCGCGCCCGGGTGCTGCTGGAGTCCGGGCTGCGCCCCGCCGAGGTCGCCTCGCTGGTGGGCTTCGCGGACCAGGCGCATCTGACCCGCTGGTTCCGGAAGGTTCTGGCGGTGACGCCGGCGACGTACCGCAACAGCGTTCAAGACCCGGGGCGCTGA
- a CDS encoding MerR family transcriptional regulator: protein MRIGELAEAVGVTTRTVRHYHHLGLLPEPERRANGYRDYSLRHAVVLARIRRLTELGLGLAEVRDVLADDAGQDLVEALTELDADLARQEAAIRARRARLRALLAAEELPAEGPVSPELTALFARTSAELSDSPMAARDREVLALIDTAAAPEERERLLTAVGAIVASPEAVARANEAYALLDALADADPADPRVETAARRLAECTPRELLPDPPAIDHDHSFLRALYADFAPAQAEAIRRALRLLTEET from the coding sequence ATGCGGATCGGAGAACTCGCCGAGGCCGTCGGCGTGACCACGCGGACCGTCCGGCACTACCACCACCTGGGGCTGCTGCCCGAGCCCGAGCGGCGTGCCAACGGCTACCGCGACTACTCGCTGCGGCATGCCGTCGTCCTCGCCCGGATCCGGCGGCTCACCGAGCTGGGTCTCGGCCTGGCCGAGGTGCGGGACGTGCTCGCTGACGACGCCGGCCAGGACCTCGTGGAGGCGCTGACCGAGCTGGACGCGGACCTCGCCCGGCAGGAGGCGGCGATCCGGGCGCGCCGGGCCCGGCTGCGGGCGCTGCTGGCGGCGGAGGAGCTGCCCGCCGAGGGGCCGGTGTCGCCGGAGCTGACCGCTCTGTTCGCGCGGACCTCGGCCGAGCTGTCCGACTCGCCCATGGCCGCCCGGGACCGCGAGGTGCTCGCGCTGATCGACACGGCCGCGGCGCCCGAGGAACGGGAGCGGCTGCTGACGGCGGTCGGCGCGATCGTGGCCTCGCCGGAGGCGGTGGCCCGCGCCAACGAGGCGTACGCGCTGCTGGACGCGCTCGCCGACGCCGATCCGGCCGACCCCCGGGTGGAGACGGCCGCCCGTCGGCTCGCCGAGTGCACGCCGCGCGAACTGCTCCCGGATCCGCCCGCGATCGACCACGACCACAGCTTCCTGCGGGCACTGTACGCCGACTTCGCCCCCGCGCAGGCGGAGGCGATCCGCCGGGCGCTGCGCCTCCTCACGGAGGAGACGTGA
- a CDS encoding RNB domain-containing ribonuclease: protein MPRRPLRVTGAPEAPLRVALAALRSGLGVPLAFPLGVLAEAERAAKAPALPERDATDIPFVTVDPPTATDLDQALHLSRRGTGYRVRYAVADVAAFVVPGGPVDAEAHRRVTTLYFPDGKVPLHPAVLSEGAASLLPGQDRPAALWTVDLDADGATVAVDVHRALVRSRAKLDYAGVQRRIDDGTAEEPLRLLATVGRLRELREEERGGISLNVPEQEVVEHDHTYRLDYRAPLPAEGWNAQLSLLTGMAAADLMLASGTGVLRTLPAAPDGAVGRLRNTARALRVDWPHHVSYATLIRSLDPREPRHAAFLQECTTLLRGAGYTVFRDGRLPAITTHSAVAAPYTHCTAPLRRLADRYATELCLAAVAGETPPDWVLGALDALPGEMAEGGRRAAAVERACVDTVEAALLADRVGEEFDGCVVDVDERRPAVGTVQLESPAVIGRIDSDALPLGERLRVRLTEADPAVPRIRFVPA, encoded by the coding sequence ATGCCCCGCCGCCCCCTCCGCGTGACCGGTGCCCCCGAAGCGCCCCTGCGGGTCGCCCTCGCCGCGCTGCGCTCCGGACTCGGCGTGCCCCTCGCCTTCCCGCTCGGCGTACTGGCCGAGGCGGAACGCGCCGCCAAGGCGCCCGCCCTGCCGGAGCGCGACGCGACCGACATCCCGTTCGTCACCGTCGACCCGCCCACCGCCACCGACCTCGACCAGGCGCTGCACCTGTCCCGGCGGGGCACCGGCTACCGCGTCCGGTACGCCGTCGCGGACGTCGCCGCCTTCGTCGTACCCGGAGGCCCGGTGGACGCCGAGGCGCACCGCCGGGTGACGACCCTCTACTTCCCCGACGGCAAGGTCCCGCTGCACCCGGCCGTGCTCAGCGAGGGCGCCGCCAGCCTGCTGCCCGGCCAGGACCGGCCCGCCGCGCTGTGGACCGTCGACCTGGACGCGGACGGCGCCACCGTCGCCGTCGACGTCCACCGCGCGCTCGTCCGCAGCCGCGCCAAGCTCGACTACGCGGGCGTACAGCGGCGGATCGACGACGGGACGGCCGAGGAACCGCTGCGGCTCCTCGCCACCGTCGGACGGCTGCGGGAGCTGAGGGAGGAGGAGCGCGGCGGGATCTCGCTGAACGTGCCCGAGCAGGAGGTCGTGGAGCACGACCACACCTACCGGCTCGACTACCGCGCCCCGCTGCCCGCCGAGGGCTGGAACGCCCAGCTCTCCCTGCTCACCGGGATGGCCGCCGCCGACCTGATGCTGGCCTCCGGCACCGGCGTCCTGCGCACCCTGCCCGCCGCTCCCGACGGCGCCGTCGGCCGGCTGCGGAACACCGCGCGCGCACTGCGCGTCGACTGGCCGCACCACGTCTCGTACGCCACGCTCATCCGCTCCCTCGACCCGCGCGAGCCCCGGCACGCGGCCTTCCTCCAGGAGTGCACGACCCTGCTGCGCGGCGCCGGCTACACCGTCTTCCGGGACGGACGGCTCCCCGCGATCACCACCCACTCCGCGGTCGCCGCCCCGTACACCCACTGCACGGCCCCGCTGCGCCGGCTCGCCGACCGCTACGCCACGGAGCTGTGCCTGGCCGCCGTCGCCGGCGAGACCCCGCCCGACTGGGTGCTCGGCGCGCTGGACGCCCTGCCGGGGGAGATGGCCGAGGGCGGGCGGCGCGCCGCCGCGGTCGAACGGGCCTGCGTCGACACGGTGGAGGCCGCGCTGCTCGCCGACCGGGTGGGCGAGGAGTTCGACGGCTGTGTCGTCGATGTCGACGAACGCCGACCGGCCGTCGGCACCGTCCAGTTGGAGTCCCCGGCGGTCATCGGCCGGATCGACAGCGACGCCCTGCCCCTCGGCGAACGGCTGCGGGTCCGCCTCACCGAGGCCGATCCGGCCGTACCGAGGATCCGCTTCGTGCCCGCGTGA
- the yaaA gene encoding peroxide stress protein YaaA produces the protein MLVLLPPSEGKAASGRGAPLKPESLSLPGLAAAREAVLDELVELCAGDEDKAREVLGLSEGLRGEVGKNAALRTAGARPAGEIYTGVLYDALGLASLDAAAKRRAARSLLVFSGLWGAVRVTDRIPSYRCSMGVRLPGLGALGAHWRAPMAAVLPEAAGDGLVLDLRSAAYAAAWKPKGGTAGRTATVRVLHAPTRKVVSHFNKATKGRIVRSLLTAGIAPKGPAELVEALRDLRYVVETEPPARAGAPWSVDVLVDEVH, from the coding sequence GTGCTCGTCCTGCTGCCCCCGTCCGAAGGCAAGGCCGCCTCGGGTCGCGGTGCCCCGTTGAAGCCCGAGTCCCTGTCGCTGCCGGGGCTGGCCGCCGCGCGCGAGGCGGTGCTCGACGAGCTGGTCGAGCTGTGCGCGGGCGACGAGGACAAGGCGCGCGAGGTGCTCGGGCTGAGCGAGGGGCTGCGCGGCGAGGTCGGCAAGAACGCCGCCCTGCGCACGGCGGGCGCGCGTCCGGCCGGCGAGATCTACACGGGTGTCCTGTACGACGCCCTGGGCCTGGCCTCCCTGGACGCGGCCGCGAAGAGGCGCGCCGCCCGTTCGCTGCTGGTGTTCTCGGGGCTGTGGGGCGCCGTCCGGGTGACGGACCGCATCCCGTCGTACCGCTGCTCGATGGGGGTGCGGCTGCCCGGTCTCGGGGCGCTGGGCGCGCACTGGCGGGCGCCGATGGCGGCCGTGCTGCCCGAGGCCGCCGGGGACGGGCTGGTCCTGGACCTGCGGTCGGCGGCGTACGCGGCGGCGTGGAAGCCGAAGGGCGGGACGGCTGGGCGTACGGCGACCGTGCGGGTGCTGCACGCGCCGACCCGGAAGGTCGTCAGCCACTTCAACAAGGCGACGAAGGGGCGGATCGTACGGAGCCTGCTGACGGCCGGGATCGCGCCGAAGGGCCCGGCGGAGCTGGTGGAGGCGTTGCGGGACCTCCGGTATGTGGTGGAGACGGAGCCGCCGGCACGGGCGGGGGCTCCGTGGTCGGTGGACGTGCTGGTGGACGAGGTGCACTGA
- the eda gene encoding bifunctional 4-hydroxy-2-oxoglutarate aldolase/2-dehydro-3-deoxy-phosphogluconate aldolase, translating into MASPLPSSAAGASVLDLAPVLPVVVVRDADDAVPLARALVAGGLPAIEVTLRTPAALDAVRRISAEVPEAVVGAGTVITPEQVTACVAAGARFLVSPGWTDGLLAAMRASGVPFLPGVSTATEVVALLERGVREMKFFPAQAAGGTAYLRSLVGPLPQARFCPTGGVGPDNAPEYLSLPNVGCVGGSWMVPAEAVAARDWGRVEELARSAAALADGAGGSGTPGTPGVRAADGTCR; encoded by the coding sequence ATGGCCTCTCCCCTGCCCTCGTCCGCCGCGGGCGCGTCCGTGCTGGATCTCGCGCCCGTGCTGCCCGTGGTGGTCGTCCGGGACGCCGACGACGCCGTACCGCTGGCGCGGGCGCTGGTGGCGGGCGGGCTGCCCGCGATCGAGGTGACGCTGCGGACCCCGGCCGCCCTGGATGCCGTACGGCGGATCTCCGCCGAGGTGCCGGAGGCGGTGGTCGGCGCCGGGACGGTCATCACGCCGGAGCAGGTGACGGCGTGCGTGGCGGCGGGCGCGCGGTTCCTGGTGAGCCCCGGCTGGACGGACGGTCTGCTGGCGGCGATGCGGGCTTCGGGGGTGCCGTTCCTGCCGGGGGTGTCGACCGCCACGGAGGTGGTGGCGCTGCTGGAGCGCGGGGTGCGCGAGATGAAGTTCTTCCCGGCCCAGGCGGCGGGCGGCACGGCCTATCTGCGCTCCCTCGTCGGGCCCCTGCCCCAGGCCCGCTTCTGCCCGACCGGCGGGGTCGGCCCGGACAACGCGCCCGAATATCTGTCCCTGCCCAACGTCGGCTGCGTCGGCGGCAGTTGGATGGTCCCGGCGGAGGCCGTGGCGGCGCGGGACTGGGGGCGGGTCGAGGAGCTGGCCCGGAGTGCCGCCGCGCTCGCCGACGGGGCCGGGGGCTCAGGAACTCCCGGAACTCCTGGTGTCAGGGCCGCAGATGGGACGTGTCGTTGA
- a CDS encoding bifunctional RNase H/acid phosphatase, whose amino-acid sequence MREFIVEADGGSRGNPGPAGYGSVVIDAATGETLAERAEFIGVATNNVAEYRGLLAGLRAARELDPAATVRVRMDSKLVVEQMSGRWKIKHPDMKPLAAEAARILPAGQVSYEWIPRERNKHADRLANEAMDAGKRGEQWDAAASRAALDAAGPGSAGSRALPEPSGPPGDATAGAAKAREALAQARATEDTTATEATTAVAVTEATTGTAATEATTDAGDADARAARTLAATPPTSPETRPSVGWASAPDLGAPATFVLLRHGETPLTPQKRFSGRGGSDPSLSAVGREQAERVAAALARRGTVQHILASPLARTRETAGAVAARLGLEVVVEEGLIETDFGAWEGLTFGEVRERHPEDLNRWLADPEAEPTGGGESFAATAARISATRDKLTSAYAGRTVLLVTHVTPIKTLVRLALGAPPESLFRMELSAASLSAVAYYADGNASVRLFNDTSHLRP is encoded by the coding sequence GTGCGGGAGTTCATCGTCGAGGCCGACGGCGGGTCACGGGGCAACCCGGGGCCCGCGGGCTACGGCAGTGTGGTGATCGACGCGGCGACGGGTGAAACCCTCGCGGAACGCGCCGAGTTCATCGGCGTGGCCACCAACAACGTCGCCGAGTACCGGGGGTTGCTGGCCGGCCTGCGGGCCGCGCGTGAACTGGACCCGGCGGCGACCGTACGGGTGCGCATGGACTCCAAGCTCGTCGTCGAGCAGATGTCGGGCCGCTGGAAGATCAAGCACCCCGACATGAAGCCACTCGCCGCGGAGGCCGCCCGGATCCTGCCGGCCGGCCAGGTCAGTTACGAGTGGATCCCGCGCGAGCGCAACAAGCACGCCGACCGGCTGGCCAACGAGGCCATGGACGCCGGCAAGCGGGGCGAGCAGTGGGACGCGGCCGCGTCCCGGGCCGCCCTGGACGCGGCAGGGCCGGGATCGGCCGGATCGCGGGCCCTGCCCGAGCCGTCCGGTCCTCCCGGCGACGCGACGGCCGGTGCGGCGAAGGCCCGCGAGGCGCTGGCGCAGGCCCGCGCCACGGAGGACACGACCGCCACCGAGGCCACGACCGCCGTGGCCGTCACCGAGGCCACGACCGGCACGGCCGCCACCGAGGCCACGACCGACGCGGGCGACGCCGACGCCCGCGCCGCCCGCACCCTCGCCGCCACCCCGCCGACGTCCCCCGAGACTCGCCCCTCCGTCGGCTGGGCCTCCGCCCCCGATCTCGGCGCCCCCGCCACCTTCGTGCTGCTGCGGCACGGCGAGACGCCCCTCACTCCGCAGAAGCGGTTCTCCGGGCGGGGCGGCAGCGACCCGTCCCTCTCCGCCGTCGGCCGGGAGCAGGCCGAGCGGGTCGCCGCCGCGCTGGCCCGGCGCGGGACCGTGCAGCACATCCTGGCCTCCCCGCTGGCCCGTACCCGGGAGACCGCCGGGGCCGTCGCCGCCCGGCTCGGTCTGGAGGTCGTCGTCGAGGAGGGGCTGATCGAGACGGACTTCGGCGCCTGGGAGGGGCTGACGTTCGGCGAGGTCCGCGAGCGCCACCCGGAGGACCTGAACCGCTGGCTCGCCGACCCGGAGGCCGAACCCACCGGCGGCGGCGAGAGCTTCGCGGCCACCGCGGCCCGGATCTCCGCCACCCGCGACAAGCTGACCTCGGCCTACGCGGGCCGCACGGTCCTGCTCGTCACCCACGTGACCCCGATCAAGACCCTGGTGCGGCTGGCCCTGGGCGCGCCGCCGGAGTCGCTGTTCCGGATGGAGCTGTCGGCGGCCTCGCTGTCGGCGGTGGCGTACTACGCCGACGGCAACGCCAGCGTCCGGCTGTTCAACGACACGTCCCATCTGCGGCCCTGA